The following are encoded together in the Ignavibacteriales bacterium genome:
- the aroF gene encoding 3-deoxy-7-phosphoheptulonate synthase, translated as MIVVLDKKITDQQYENVVKHLQDYGFAVHKVMGEERIVIGAIGVHPNFDTRKIKVLDGVEEVFRVTDPFKLASRNFKQDATQIKIKDVLIGGNEIMVIAGPCSVENEEQIMKIAGIVKSSGAKILRGGAFKPRTSPYSFQGLGEVGLKLLRKAADEFDLLVITEVLEISQIDLVGKYTDIFQVGARNMQNYPLLRELGKANKPVMLKRGLSATVEDLLMSAEYILSNENPNVILCERGIRTFERSTRNTFDLSAIPVVHKRSHLPIFADPSHATGIRDKVIPMARAAVAAGADGLMVEVHHDPEKALSDGPQAILPEQFHEMMRQIKLIAEVIGRKI; from the coding sequence ATGATAGTAGTACTCGACAAAAAAATCACAGATCAGCAGTATGAAAATGTAGTTAAACATTTACAGGATTACGGATTTGCAGTTCACAAGGTGATGGGTGAAGAAAGAATTGTAATCGGGGCAATTGGTGTTCATCCGAATTTTGATACCCGGAAGATAAAAGTTTTAGATGGAGTTGAAGAAGTTTTTCGGGTAACCGACCCATTTAAATTAGCAAGCCGTAACTTCAAGCAGGATGCTACTCAAATAAAAATCAAAGATGTCCTTATCGGTGGAAATGAAATAATGGTAATTGCCGGTCCTTGTTCGGTTGAGAATGAAGAGCAAATTATGAAGATAGCCGGAATTGTTAAATCCTCGGGAGCAAAAATATTAAGGGGAGGTGCATTTAAACCACGGACTTCACCTTATTCATTCCAGGGTTTGGGAGAAGTCGGTTTAAAACTCCTTCGGAAGGCTGCGGATGAATTTGATTTGCTTGTAATTACGGAGGTTCTTGAGATTTCTCAGATAGATTTAGTTGGAAAGTACACTGATATTTTCCAGGTAGGTGCAAGAAATATGCAGAACTATCCTCTTTTGAGAGAACTTGGAAAAGCAAATAAACCTGTGATGCTCAAACGTGGACTTTCGGCTACAGTTGAAGATTTGCTGATGTCTGCTGAATATATTTTGTCTAATGAAAATCCCAATGTAATTCTTTGCGAACGCGGTATTCGTACATTTGAAAGATCCACCCGGAACACATTCGATCTATCTGCAATTCCTGTTGTTCATAAAAGAAGCCATCTCCCTATTTTTGCCGATCCTTCGCACGCAACCGGAATCAGAGATAAAGTTATACCGATGGCGCGAGCTGCTGTGGCTGCCGGCGCCGATGGTTTAATGGTTGAAGTTCATCATGATCCTGAAAAAGCTTTATCTGATGGACCGCAGGCGATTCTTCCGGAACAATTTCACGAAATGATGAGGCAGATAAAACTGATCGCTGAAGTAATTGGCAGGAAGATTTAA
- a CDS encoding toxin-antitoxin system YwqK family antitoxin → MQGISKTYYQNGSIEVERNFVNGLLNGKTFIYFEKSSGVALEANFIDDKLEGEVLIYDTGHSVRVKDVYEKDELILRTRYDVQGKYESEERTVKDYFETGTIKQETFLKQGKKQNSTRVYYESGFLKEEWNFKDDVLQGKSFLFYENGILKTEIDYLNGIQKGITKNYYPDGALQSEINYNNDKKNGIAVSYFLNGALESTANYKDDKLEGEVKLYHTNGILKSSQSFENDIPVNKKLIYYDNGFLEREENYFDGKIDGWVKEYYRDRVLKKEEYFQSGKLIKWKEYNSEGDMISAHGY, encoded by the coding sequence TTGCAGGGGATATCAAAAACCTATTACCAAAATGGAAGCATCGAAGTTGAAAGAAATTTTGTTAATGGTTTGTTAAACGGTAAAACTTTTATCTATTTTGAAAAGAGTAGCGGAGTTGCACTTGAAGCAAATTTTATTGACGATAAACTTGAAGGGGAAGTATTGATTTATGATACCGGGCATAGTGTTCGTGTAAAAGATGTTTACGAAAAAGATGAACTGATTTTGCGTACTCGTTATGACGTTCAGGGTAAATACGAATCTGAAGAAAGAACCGTTAAGGATTACTTTGAAACCGGAACAATAAAACAAGAGACTTTTTTGAAGCAAGGTAAGAAGCAAAACTCAACAAGAGTTTATTATGAATCAGGTTTTCTTAAAGAAGAATGGAATTTCAAGGATGATGTATTGCAAGGGAAGTCGTTTTTATTTTATGAAAATGGAATTTTAAAAACTGAAATAGATTATCTGAATGGAATACAAAAAGGAATCACAAAAAATTATTACCCTGATGGTGCACTTCAATCGGAAATAAATTATAATAATGATAAAAAAAATGGTATTGCAGTGAGCTACTTCCTCAACGGTGCCCTGGAATCAACTGCTAACTACAAAGATGATAAACTTGAAGGTGAAGTAAAACTTTACCACACAAACGGTATTTTAAAATCAAGCCAGTCTTTCGAAAATGATATACCGGTTAATAAAAAATTAATTTATTATGATAATGGATTTCTCGAAAGAGAGGAAAACTACTTCGATGGGAAAATTGATGGATGGGTTAAAGAATATTACAGAGACCGTGTGCTAAAAAAGGAAGAGTATTTTCAGTCTGGTAAACTAATTAAATGGAAAGAGTATAACTCTGAGGGTGATATGATTTCCGCTCATGGTTATTAA
- a CDS encoding carbon-nitrogen hydrolase — protein MPSKFAVGLLQLSFSKNADDNLSKAINWIEKAAKKGAQVICLPELFRSQYFCQSENIDNYNLAETIPGPTTQAISKVAKKYEVVIIVPLFEKRAAGLYHNSIAVINTKGEIAGIYRKMHIPDDPAYYEKYYFTPGDLGFKSFQTEYGNIGTLICWDQWFPEGARLTALQGASILFYPTAIGWHPGEKVEHGKPQFESWQTIQRSHAIANGVYVASVNRIGLEKETKDSAGIEFWGKSFICDPQGVILAEASHDNEEILIAEIDLNRIEYIRRNWPFLRDRRVDAYGEITKRFSK, from the coding sequence ATTCCTTCAAAATTTGCAGTCGGGCTACTTCAACTATCATTCAGTAAAAACGCCGATGACAATCTATCTAAAGCAATTAATTGGATTGAGAAAGCTGCTAAAAAAGGTGCACAGGTAATTTGCCTGCCAGAACTTTTCCGTTCGCAATATTTCTGTCAATCTGAAAATATTGATAATTATAATTTAGCAGAGACTATTCCTGGACCCACTACTCAAGCAATTTCTAAAGTTGCAAAAAAGTATGAAGTGGTGATAATTGTTCCATTATTTGAAAAAAGAGCTGCCGGACTTTATCACAATTCAATCGCTGTCATTAATACAAAAGGTGAGATAGCAGGTATATATCGTAAGATGCACATTCCAGACGATCCGGCTTATTACGAAAAATATTATTTCACTCCCGGTGACTTAGGTTTCAAAAGTTTTCAAACTGAGTATGGAAACATCGGGACATTAATTTGCTGGGACCAATGGTTTCCGGAGGGGGCAAGATTGACAGCACTTCAGGGTGCAAGCATTTTATTTTATCCTACTGCAATCGGCTGGCATCCGGGCGAAAAAGTTGAACACGGCAAACCACAGTTTGAAAGCTGGCAGACAATTCAACGCTCTCACGCAATTGCAAATGGAGTTTATGTCGCATCTGTTAATAGGATAGGTTTGGAAAAGGAAACAAAAGATTCTGCCGGTATTGAATTCTGGGGGAAAAGTTTTATCTGCGATCCACAAGGAGTTATTTTAGCTGAAGCATCACACGATAATGAAGAAATTTTAATTGCAGAAATAGATTTAAACAGAATTGAATATATCCGCCGCAACTGGCCCTTCCTGCGAGATAGAAGGGTGGATGCTTACGGCGAAATTACGAAACGATTTTCAAAATGA
- a CDS encoding agmatine deiminase family protein, with product MKSANQKYRLPAEWEHHEATWIGWPANKEDWPGKFSPIPWVYAEIVRHISRAEKVRIIVQSPQHQAKAEFVLKSVRTNLSNVEFYILKTNRNWLRDAGPQFVKDNIGNTILINFGFNAWAKYDNYKLDANIPKMISEKFNLLRIETLHKNRHVVLEGGSIDYNGKGTIITTEECLLDSETQVRNTDFSKSDYEYVFRKYLGAKNIIWLNRGIVGDDTHGHVDDITRFVNHNTVVSALEAHPNDPNFIPLMENREILEDAKVEDGSSVDIVELPMPSPVIFKGQRLPASYANFCISNYAVLVPTFNDPNDRTALGILSELFTDRPVIGIHAVDLVWGLGTLHCLTHEQM from the coding sequence ATGAAATCTGCAAATCAAAAATACCGACTGCCTGCCGAATGGGAACATCACGAAGCCACATGGATTGGCTGGCCTGCAAATAAAGAAGATTGGCCCGGGAAATTTTCCCCCATCCCCTGGGTTTACGCTGAAATTGTTCGTCATATCTCTCGTGCAGAAAAAGTCCGGATAATCGTCCAATCCCCGCAGCATCAAGCCAAAGCAGAATTTGTTTTAAAATCTGTCCGTACAAATTTATCCAACGTAGAATTTTATATTCTTAAAACAAATCGCAACTGGCTGCGCGATGCCGGTCCTCAATTTGTTAAAGATAATATTGGCAATACGATTCTCATTAATTTCGGTTTTAATGCATGGGCGAAATATGACAACTACAAACTTGATGCTAATATTCCTAAAATGATTTCCGAAAAATTCAATCTTTTGCGAATTGAAACTCTTCACAAAAACCGCCACGTTGTTCTTGAAGGAGGGAGTATAGATTACAACGGAAAAGGGACTATTATTACAACGGAAGAATGTTTACTCGATAGTGAAACTCAGGTTCGTAACACTGACTTTTCTAAAAGTGATTACGAGTATGTATTCAGAAAATATCTCGGCGCAAAAAACATTATCTGGCTGAATAGAGGAATTGTTGGAGATGATACTCACGGGCATGTTGATGATATTACGAGATTTGTAAATCATAATACAGTTGTTTCTGCTTTGGAAGCTCATCCGAATGATCCGAACTTTATTCCACTGATGGAGAATAGAGAAATATTAGAAGATGCAAAAGTAGAAGACGGATCAAGCGTGGATATTGTTGAATTACCAATGCCATCTCCTGTAATTTTCAAAGGGCAAAGGCTGCCGGCAAGTTATGCTAATTTTTGCATTTCAAATTATGCTGTACTTGTTCCAACGTTCAATGATCCAAACGATAGAACTGCGCTGGGAATATTGTCTGAGTTGTTTACTGATAGACCTGTTATCGGTATTCACGCTGTAGATTTAGTGTGGGGATTAGGAACGCTGCATTGCTTGACTCACGAACAAATGTAA
- a CDS encoding Re/Si-specific NAD(P)(+) transhydrogenase subunit alpha, whose product MIIAVPKEILPGENRVATVPDVISKLIKSGFEVLIEKDAGLNAGFTDDNYIKHGAKIISSILELYSSADIVLKVQRPIDNPSAGKHELDLMKTGTLLITFLYPLFHFELAKKCAEKGINVISMDMIPRTTLAQKMDALSSQANLAGYKSVIMAANELRKIFPLMMTAAGTISPAKVVIMGAGVAGLQALGTAKRLGAVVEVSDIRAAVKEEVQSLGGKFIEVETDENMQDAGGYAKEASPEFLKRQKEVIFKHVTEADIVITTALIPGKKSPVLVTEEMVKNMRPGSVVLDMATEFGGNCEISEKGKTVKKYGVTVIGEPNIPSLVATHASEMYSKNILSLLLHISKEGMVQLKLDDEIVKGCLITYNKEVFNQRVKDLIK is encoded by the coding sequence GTGATAATAGCTGTTCCCAAAGAAATTCTTCCCGGCGAAAACCGAGTAGCTACAGTTCCCGATGTCATTTCAAAATTAATCAAATCAGGCTTTGAAGTTTTAATCGAAAAAGACGCAGGACTTAATGCGGGCTTTACTGATGATAATTATATTAAGCACGGTGCAAAGATCATATCCAGTATTTTGGAATTATATTCTTCAGCAGATATAGTTTTGAAAGTTCAAAGACCAATTGATAATCCCTCTGCCGGTAAACACGAACTTGACTTGATGAAAACAGGAACTCTGCTGATAACATTTCTGTATCCCCTTTTTCATTTTGAACTAGCAAAAAAATGTGCTGAAAAAGGTATCAATGTTATTTCGATGGATATGATTCCCCGAACAACACTTGCACAGAAAATGGATGCACTAAGTTCGCAGGCAAACCTTGCAGGTTATAAAAGTGTTATAATGGCAGCGAACGAATTACGCAAAATATTTCCATTAATGATGACTGCAGCAGGAACAATCTCACCGGCTAAAGTAGTAATCATGGGGGCGGGAGTTGCGGGACTTCAGGCTCTTGGCACTGCAAAAAGACTCGGTGCTGTAGTAGAAGTTTCGGACATCCGGGCTGCAGTAAAAGAAGAAGTGCAAAGCCTTGGTGGAAAATTTATTGAAGTTGAGACTGATGAAAACATGCAGGATGCCGGCGGTTATGCTAAAGAGGCTTCACCGGAATTTTTAAAGAGGCAAAAAGAGGTAATATTCAAGCATGTTACCGAAGCGGATATTGTGATTACAACTGCTTTAATCCCAGGGAAAAAATCTCCTGTGCTTGTAACAGAAGAAATGGTGAAGAATATGCGCCCCGGCAGTGTTGTGCTTGACATGGCTACTGAATTTGGCGGCAACTGTGAGATAAGTGAAAAGGGAAAGACTGTGAAAAAATATGGGGTAACAGTTATCGGAGAGCCGAATATCCCCAGCCTTGTTGCAACTCACGCAAGCGAAATGTATTCAAAAAATATTTTGAGTTTACTCTTGCATATCAGTAAAGAAGGTATGGTTCAATTAAAACTTGATGATGAAATTGTGAAGGGATGCCTTATTACATACAATAAAGAAGTTTTTAATCAAAGAGTAAAAGATCTAATCAAATAA
- a CDS encoding NAD(P) transhydrogenase subunit alpha, producing the protein MVEFISTHLNEFIFLMHIYVFMLAIFVGFELITKVPPTLHTPLMSGSNAISGITIVGALLSAGLKEFTISTILGLVAVIFAMINVVGGFLVTDRMLKMFKKPSRSGSDGK; encoded by the coding sequence ATGGTAGAATTTATTTCAACACATCTGAATGAATTTATTTTTCTGATGCATATTTATGTTTTTATGCTTGCAATTTTTGTCGGCTTTGAGTTGATCACAAAAGTTCCACCAACGCTGCATACACCTTTGATGTCCGGTTCAAATGCAATCTCCGGAATTACAATCGTTGGTGCATTGTTAAGTGCAGGCTTAAAAGAATTCACTATCAGCACAATACTTGGTCTTGTTGCTGTAATCTTTGCTATGATAAATGTTGTCGGGGGATTCTTAGTTACAGATCGAATGTTAAAAATGTTTAAAAAGCCGTCACGATCCGGCTCTGATGGAAAGTGA
- a CDS encoding NAD(P)(+) transhydrogenase (Re/Si-specific) subunit beta yields MFIAIEITYLISSILFIFGIKFLGSPKTARKGNLYAAIGMLMAIVATLLDQNVLTYEWIIIGVIIGSLVGTILAIKVPMTGMPQMVGMLNGFGGGASTLVALAEYYKINPNYPVDKGLPFILPIDQGVAIILSLLIGGVTFTGSMIAFGKLQGLVSGKVIKYPMQHPFNLLLLLAVIAGGVYVVVNPSAMDIVLIITFASLLLGVLLVLPIGGADMPVAISLLNSYSGLAGSTTGFVLGNNELIIAGALVGASGIILTLIMCRGMNRSLMNVVMGGWASAGTGGTGASTTSIKGDVKSIDSEELAMLLDSVGSVIIVPGYGMAVAQAQHAVRDLVNVLEKKGIKVRFAIHPVAGRMPGHMNVLLAEAQVSYDKLFAMEDINDDFPNTDVVIVIGANDVVNPAARHDQNSPIFGMPILNVDYAKTVIINKRSLNVGYAGIENELFFNPNSLMYFGDAKDAITKLVNEIKNL; encoded by the coding sequence ATGTTTATAGCAATAGAAATAACTTATCTGATATCATCTATCCTGTTTATTTTTGGAATAAAATTTTTAGGTTCGCCAAAAACTGCGCGCAAAGGAAATCTTTATGCAGCAATTGGTATGCTGATGGCGATTGTGGCTACGCTGCTCGATCAAAATGTTTTGACTTATGAATGGATAATCATTGGCGTAATTATTGGCTCATTAGTTGGAACGATTTTGGCGATAAAGGTACCGATGACAGGTATGCCGCAAATGGTTGGAATGTTAAACGGATTCGGCGGCGGCGCTTCTACTTTGGTTGCACTTGCAGAATATTATAAAATAAATCCAAATTATCCGGTAGATAAAGGTTTGCCGTTCATTCTGCCGATTGATCAGGGGGTAGCAATTATACTTAGTTTATTAATTGGAGGCGTTACTTTCACCGGCTCTATGATTGCTTTCGGAAAACTTCAAGGTTTGGTTTCAGGCAAAGTAATTAAATATCCGATGCAGCATCCATTTAATCTTTTACTTCTGCTTGCGGTTATTGCCGGTGGTGTTTACGTAGTGGTAAATCCTTCAGCAATGGACATCGTTTTAATAATTACTTTTGCTTCACTGTTGCTCGGTGTGCTGTTGGTTCTTCCAATTGGCGGAGCTGATATGCCTGTGGCAATTTCGCTGTTAAACTCTTATTCAGGTCTTGCGGGCTCAACAACCGGCTTTGTTCTTGGTAATAATGAATTGATAATTGCCGGAGCTTTAGTTGGAGCATCAGGAATTATTTTGACTTTGATTATGTGCCGCGGTATGAATCGTTCGTTGATGAATGTCGTAATGGGTGGGTGGGCATCTGCAGGAACTGGAGGAACAGGAGCTTCGACAACATCAATTAAAGGCGATGTTAAATCTATCGATTCCGAAGAACTTGCAATGCTGCTTGATTCTGTTGGCAGTGTAATAATTGTTCCTGGTTATGGAATGGCTGTAGCACAAGCTCAGCACGCAGTTCGTGATTTAGTTAATGTTTTGGAAAAGAAGGGTATTAAAGTTCGTTTTGCAATTCATCCAGTTGCTGGAAGAATGCCCGGGCATATGAACGTTTTACTAGCAGAAGCTCAGGTTTCATACGATAAACTTTTCGCGATGGAAGATATCAACGATGATTTTCCAAACACGGATGTGGTAATTGTTATCGGTGCTAACGATGTTGTGAACCCAGCCGCACGCCATGATCAGAACAGCCCGATTTTTGGAATGCCAATCTTAAATGTTGATTATGCTAAAACTGTAATAATCAACAAACGCTCGCTTAATGTTGGTTATGCTGGAATTGAAAATGAATTGTTCTTCAATCCAAATTCACTGATGTATTTCGGCGATGCAAAAGATGCAATTACTAAACTTGTTAATGAGATTAAAAATCTTTAG
- a CDS encoding TonB-dependent receptor, whose amino-acid sequence MSSTRILFILLFYTTNIFPQTGNLIGKIEDGSQPIPSSNVILIETPIGTACNEGGYYQIKNIPVGKYQVRFSAVGYLTQTIPVEIFPNKTVELNVNLSAVAIEVQTVEVTGQKQQEQRDTRTSFLDLNPRNAKILPGASEDVFRTLQSLPGILAPNDFSSQLIVRGSGPDQNLIIMDDIEIFNPYRLYGVISMFNPDAVSDVNLISGGFPAKYGDRLSAVLDVTNKEGTTKKYLNGSINASIVDANIVLEGKNPFDLKGSWLINSRRTYYDLIIEPFVKNTGLVDENVSFPNFYDFQAKIAIGPYNGHKILFNGIYSRDGVNVVSPDNRKTADSIGVFNVTKNDILGAAWHYTPNKYFFNKLVFSWYNNGGNTDFDSQVLDPSLNRKEFENTIPDTLSPYLLNFGFKADFGYKKYSLDDKFTLLWGDHILEAGAGADFMQTLLTFKFIIDPELAAIFAANPQFRAVLSDLVDVKNYNRYRTYIQNNFKLTDKFFFQPGLRFDYYEILNKPYLAPRLSFSYALDEITTLRAVWGVYYQSPGYEKLRDRNVLFDLNDIYTNALNAERAIHYVTGIEKWLTPEWSLKLEGYYKDFNDLYIQKLVTGNSFLPKKFQEEIKKLNPAGLVRL is encoded by the coding sequence ATGTCTTCAACCAGAATATTATTCATACTTTTATTTTACACTACAAACATTTTTCCGCAAACAGGAAATTTAATTGGAAAAATAGAGGATGGTTCACAGCCAATTCCTTCGTCTAATGTCATATTAATAGAAACTCCAATCGGCACTGCTTGTAACGAGGGAGGTTATTATCAAATAAAAAATATTCCTGTCGGAAAATATCAGGTTAGATTCAGTGCGGTTGGATATTTAACCCAAACCATTCCCGTTGAAATATTCCCGAATAAAACAGTTGAACTAAATGTTAATTTGAGCGCAGTTGCGATTGAAGTACAAACTGTAGAAGTAACCGGGCAAAAGCAGCAGGAACAGCGCGATACACGGACAAGCTTTCTTGATTTGAATCCGCGTAACGCAAAAATTCTTCCCGGTGCCAGTGAAGATGTCTTTAGAACTTTGCAGTCATTACCGGGCATACTTGCACCAAATGATTTTTCATCTCAATTGATTGTAAGAGGAAGTGGTCCCGATCAAAATTTAATAATAATGGATGACATTGAAATTTTTAATCCGTACCGGTTGTATGGGGTTATTAGTATGTTTAACCCAGATGCTGTTTCGGATGTGAATCTTATTTCCGGAGGATTTCCGGCAAAGTATGGAGATAGGTTATCAGCAGTGCTTGATGTTACGAACAAGGAGGGTACAACAAAAAAATATTTAAACGGCAGCATCAATGCCTCAATTGTTGACGCAAATATTGTTCTCGAAGGGAAAAATCCTTTCGATCTAAAAGGAAGCTGGCTTATAAATTCCCGGAGAACTTATTACGATTTAATCATTGAGCCATTTGTTAAAAATACCGGACTTGTTGATGAAAATGTTTCCTTCCCAAATTTTTATGATTTTCAAGCGAAGATTGCTATTGGTCCATACAACGGGCATAAAATTTTATTCAACGGGATTTATTCCAGGGATGGGGTAAATGTTGTCAGCCCTGATAACCGAAAAACTGCAGACAGTATCGGAGTTTTTAATGTGACAAAGAATGATATACTTGGAGCAGCCTGGCATTACACTCCCAATAAATATTTTTTTAATAAACTGGTTTTTTCCTGGTATAATAATGGCGGCAATACCGATTTTGATTCTCAGGTGCTTGATCCTTCTTTAAATAGAAAAGAGTTTGAGAATACAATACCCGATACACTTTCACCCTATCTTCTGAATTTTGGATTCAAAGCTGATTTTGGATATAAGAAATATTCTCTTGATGATAAGTTCACTCTTCTGTGGGGTGATCATATTTTAGAAGCAGGGGCGGGTGCAGATTTTATGCAGACGCTGCTCACTTTTAAATTTATTATCGATCCGGAACTTGCTGCAATCTTTGCTGCAAATCCGCAATTCAGAGCAGTGCTCAGCGACCTGGTAGATGTAAAAAATTACAACCGTTACCGGACATACATCCAGAATAATTTTAAATTAACTGATAAATTTTTCTTTCAACCCGGTTTACGATTTGATTATTATGAAATATTGAACAAACCATATCTTGCCCCCCGCTTATCTTTTTCCTATGCATTAGATGAGATTACAACCCTGCGCGCTGTGTGGGGAGTTTATTATCAATCACCAGGTTATGAAAAATTAAGAGATCGAAATGTTCTTTTCGATTTAAATGATATTTATACAAATGCTCTTAATGCTGAACGTGCAATCCATTACGTCACTGGTATCGAAAAGTGGTTAACACCTGAATGGAGTTTGAAGCTGGAGGGCTACTACAAAGATTTTAATGATCTTTACATTCAAAAATTGGTTACAGGCAATTCTTTTTTACCGAAGAAATTCCAGGAAGAAATCAAAAAATTAAATCCGGCTGGACTCGTCCGGTTGTAA
- a CDS encoding TonB-dependent receptor, translating into MGYRQFFFTEEIPGRNQKIKSGWTRPVVTKGDSLTQIPINGAVGESYGIELLLSKKNIMNESKLSGWVSYSLAFANTFEYGEKLPFRFDQRHTINIVLNYSIASWMDIGLRWQYGSGFPYSEPIGIKPRIILVDDNLDGVPETPVIATRFNPAIPENEQEIIYDVDYGDNKLNARKPPYHRLDVRLNFFADYWGLDWTFYLDVINVYNRSNVLNYDYFITDDLKLDREATNMFPILPTLGFSVKF; encoded by the coding sequence ATTGGTTACAGGCAATTCTTTTTTACCGAAGAAATTCCAGGAAGAAATCAAAAAATTAAATCCGGCTGGACTCGTCCGGTTGTAACGAAAGGCGATTCATTAACTCAGATACCTATCAATGGTGCAGTTGGTGAATCTTATGGAATTGAATTACTGCTCTCCAAAAAAAATATCATGAATGAATCAAAACTCTCAGGATGGGTTTCATACTCACTTGCCTTTGCAAACACTTTTGAGTATGGAGAAAAATTACCATTCAGATTTGATCAAAGACATACAATAAATATTGTATTAAACTATTCCATCGCTTCATGGATGGACATTGGTTTGCGCTGGCAGTACGGAAGCGGATTTCCCTATTCTGAACCGATTGGAATAAAACCTCGCATTATATTAGTTGATGACAATCTCGATGGCGTTCCTGAAACTCCTGTTATTGCCACTAGATTTAATCCTGCTATTCCGGAAAATGAACAAGAAATTATTTATGATGTTGATTATGGCGACAACAAATTGAATGCTCGAAAACCTCCATATCATCGGCTTGATGTTCGTTTAAATTTTTTTGCAGATTATTGGGGACTTGACTGGACATTCTATCTCGATGTCATTAATGTTTATAATCGTTCCAATGTTTTGAATTATGATTATTTTATTACCGATGATTTAAAACTTGATCGCGAAGCAACAAATATGTTTCCGATTCTCCCAACCCTCGGTTTCAGTGTTAAGTTCTGA
- a CDS encoding exodeoxyribonuclease VII large subunit, which produces MLQSEILTVSQLTLEIKSAIEENFSQVAVVGELSNFKAHVSGHWYFNLKDANAVINCTMWKGINSFVYFTPQDGMKVVVTGKVTVYPPRGNYQIDVRSMKPAGVGELQIAFEQLKHRLSEEGLFNDDRKRNIPQFPQRIGIVTAIDGAALKDMINIASRRYPLLELVIASSKVQGAGAAESIASGIKLLNSEKNIDLIIVARGGGSIEDLWAFNEEAVARAIYNSRRPIVTGVGHEIDFTIADFVADLRAPTPSAAMELVTPDVKDIALFLNETEKNYFEIIEDKILVLKENIYSKINSYSFQVPMNLVRQKYQESDHLLYKLFQELDKKILAQKNKLALLKNTITAFDIQKTLKKGFVLVSQDSKFIKRYAEFNKDKKSILKFFDGQVEIQ; this is translated from the coding sequence ATGTTGCAGAGTGAAATTCTAACAGTTAGTCAGCTAACGCTGGAAATAAAATCAGCAATCGAAGAAAATTTTTCGCAAGTTGCTGTGGTGGGTGAACTCTCTAATTTCAAAGCGCACGTATCTGGTCACTGGTATTTCAATTTGAAGGATGCAAATGCAGTGATAAATTGTACGATGTGGAAAGGGATTAATAGTTTTGTTTATTTCACGCCGCAGGATGGTATGAAAGTGGTCGTAACAGGCAAAGTTACTGTCTATCCGCCTCGAGGTAATTATCAAATTGATGTGCGCTCCATGAAACCAGCCGGGGTGGGTGAACTTCAAATTGCTTTTGAACAATTAAAGCATAGACTATCGGAGGAAGGATTATTTAATGACGACCGAAAAAGAAATATCCCTCAATTCCCGCAAAGAATTGGAATTGTAACCGCAATTGACGGTGCTGCTTTAAAAGATATGATAAACATTGCCAGCAGAAGATATCCATTATTAGAATTGGTAATAGCTTCATCAAAAGTTCAAGGTGCCGGCGCTGCAGAATCAATTGCATCGGGAATAAAATTATTGAATTCTGAAAAGAACATAGATTTGATAATTGTTGCAAGGGGTGGTGGTTCTATTGAAGATTTGTGGGCATTTAACGAAGAGGCAGTAGCAAGAGCAATTTACAATTCGCGCAGACCCATCGTCACCGGGGTGGGGCACGAAATAGATTTTACAATTGCGGATTTTGTTGCCGATCTTCGTGCACCAACTCCCTCGGCTGCAATGGAATTGGTTACACCGGATGTTAAGGATATAGCTTTATTCTTGAATGAAACAGAAAAAAATTATTTTGAAATTATTGAAGATAAAATTTTAGTTCTGAAGGAAAATATTTATTCAAAAATAAATTCATATTCATTTCAGGTTCCAATGAATTTAGTTCGGCAAAAATATCAGGAGAGCGATCATCTTCTTTATAAATTATTTCAAGAGCTGGATAAAAAAATATTAGCGCAAAAGAATAAGTTAGCGTTGTTAAAAAATACTATTACGGCTTTTGATATTCAGAAAACTCTGAAAAAAGGTTTTGTTTTAGTAAGCCAGGATTCTAAATTTATAAAGCGATATGCAGAATTTAATAAAGACAAAAAATCAATTCTAAAATTTTTTGATGGTCAGGTTGAAATACAATAA